One Lagenorhynchus albirostris chromosome 8, mLagAlb1.1, whole genome shotgun sequence genomic region harbors:
- the LOC132524059 gene encoding small ribosomal subunit protein eS27-like: protein MPLAKDLLHPSPEEKRKHKKKRLVQSPSSYFMDVKCPGCYKITTVSSHAHTVVLCVGCSTVLCQPTGGKARLTEGCSSRRKQH, encoded by the coding sequence ATGCCTCTCGCAAAGGATCTCCTTCATCCCTCtccagaagagaagaggaaacacaagAAGAAGCGCCTGGTGCAGAGCCCCAGTTCCTATTTCATGGATGTGAAATGCCCAGGATGCTATAAAATCACCACCGTCTCTAGCCATGCACACACAGTAGTTTTGTGTGTTGGCTGCTCTACTGTCCTCTGCCAGCCTACAGGAGGAAAAGCAAGGCTTACAGAAGGATGCTCCTCCAGACGGAAGCAGCACTAA